In Brassica napus cultivar Da-Ae chromosome A3, Da-Ae, whole genome shotgun sequence, the sequence AATTCTACTTGATTAGCAAATAAAAGTAATAATCTCCACCTCTTTTATTTACTCTTACAATGCTAACCAGTCATATTCTATATGTAAAAACAGACTATTGATTATAATTCAGattcttaaattattttcattttcaaccACGacccttgatttttttttgacaaggGCGACACTAGTTTTTTTacactaaaataattttatcattatattttaaaattgaaatttactATTAGAATTTAATATgttcaataaatatttattatgtaagtatatattataataaaatatattttattttactctttttattgtatttatcttagatatttatttaatttcatatttaactaatataataaCTGAATAATATTTAGTGGTGTAAATATGTATCACACTTTGATGTAGTACTATAACTTTACTAGAAAAAATTTAGtgtaaaactaaactaaaacgGTGTTTTACTGTTAGATTGGAGACTATCCGAAAATGATACATAATCActcttttcttataaatatatacacatttataGAGTTGTATTTCCTAAAACATGCAAAATAACCTAATTTTCTCTGaaaattcttaattaaaaatatcatgatttttagtgttgggCTAAAAAAATTTTAGcgcaaaactaaactaaaatggTGTTTTAGTGTTAGATTGGGGACCACCCGAAAATGATTCATAATCACTCTTATTCACATTTGTAGAGTTGTATttcctaaaacatgtagaaTAACCTAATTTTCTCCTAaaactcataattaaaaatatcatgATCATGGTGCTGCAAGAAGTCACAAACAATAATATTCTCTTAAGGACCTTAGACTATCTACAATGGCCAATTTAAcacttttttaccaaaaaataataatattctctTACCAAGTGTTTACTATTAATTAGTATCAACTCAAAGGTAATCGCAAAGCGTACGAATAATTGCTCTTCTGATAAACCTTAgatatcttttaatatgtcaAGACTGAAGAAATCAAAGTATGAAATGGGTTTTGTttagaataacaaaaaaaaacctactAGACTGAATGTACTGTAGTGATTATAACGTAACGTAGGTTACAACCAAAAAAGGTCCTGTGATTATAAAGTCAGATTTTTAAGCTGCTGCAAGATGTAAATTTATGGTACCAAAAAGAGTATATCGTATCTCATAAACAAAATTAGTAACCTAAGACAAGTGGATTCATAACGTCTGTGCGAAGTAATTAACTAGGAATACTATTTTTTGGCGCTTCCGTTATATTAAACACACAAATTCTGAAAGGTATTAGCGATTTATTTACTTATCAAGTAAGTGATATTCTTTACTTTAAAAAcagtggaaaaaaaaacagtgaaaataaaacgttaatatataaCAGTTTTAGATTTACTGGGATCTGAAGTTAAGTATATGGAAACAAACATCAAGTCTCTTTGCCAAAAAATTGTTTGATGGATCTTGATGTCATATGAGATGAGTTTAAtgtttaaaacaaacaaaaaaaaaacagactcacatatatatattacagtTTTTGAAATTCGCAAATTAGTGAAACCAAATCAAAAAGTCTCCTAATAAAATAATCTATTTGATCGGATACGTTAAATACTACAAACTAAGAGTAGACTTTCTTGTTGTTGTATACATCATCGTTCAACAGAAAACTTACATGTTAGACAATTATACATGGAGAATCGACAGTTCAGCTTACAACATATATGAGTTTCCGAGAAGTAGCATTTTATAATTGTCTTTATCTGAAAATTATTAGATAATTTGTATAAAGGATGATAATAAATAGTGTTCAACTTtaatatacacagaaataaattAACACAGCAAACTAATATTGTATAACTTgaattttaagaaaatgatattCGTCCGATGATTTTGTTCTAAGCTCATAAAGTATAGATGTTTCTTTTCACACAACATGCAATTTAATAAAGAGATCTCTTTAATAAACGTATACAACTCATCCTGTTCGTTGAGTAGCAGAGAAATACTTGTCTTGTTAGCACAAGCAAGAGCGTATCAGAGAATCATATCACTTAGATTTTATAACTTGTACGGCTTAATAACAGATGTCATAtcataaatgttaaaataagtGACATAAGATTCCGAAAGATTCTTCTAAATACTTTAAACTAAGAATCCATTTGATTATATCAggaatattttatatgtacgtAGGCAGGGGCATCtccatgaaaataaataaattttaaaatctgcCACATATAACTTTTCAAATATCCAAATACTTTATTTAAGAAATGTCGGAATTGAACACTTAtgatgaatttttaaataagacTTCCCGAAAATgcaattctaaaatatatagatagtctCCACCTAAGATGAATAAATGGTGGTCAGAAGTAGATATGCGTAATGTTTGTCCAATAAAAAGAGAGATTTAAGATCTGATTAAGAATTTAAGATggttaattagatttttaattggTAAGTAGCTTTCATGGGGTTTAAACGCGATTAGGTGGCTGAAAATAGTCTTTAGGTGGAGATGAGAAGAATAGACAATCAGCTGACTTTTCTGACTACTAATTAGGTTAcgtaatttttatctatttactaACCCTTGGCGTTAAAAGTACTTTGTGTTGTGAGAATATCGGCGAACAAATCAAGCGGACTATATATGTAGCGGAAAGTACAATAACATAAGGATTTTATTTAATCTTTGAATGCATaaaatcaatgtttttttttcaaattcgttgagatttttatagatttaccaaaacaagaaacaagtagaaaattcataattttattaatcaaatgaTAAAATTCAGTACAAACTTAAgaataaaagaatatatatataaaacataaaattttaaaacaataaaaataattatttaaatttaatataactaatcaaataaataataagatatttgaaatatttatctGTATCATTTTTTCGGATCGGAGAAGATTCGTCTTCGAATCTTGTTCTACGCTAGATATTCTTTCTCTATAACTAGTGATGTCAACCGAGAACCTGGACCGCGGGACAGGTCCGTTAAGGCTTGGGGCGGGGCGGGTTTGGGCCCATGTTTTGATATCCCGCAATGTTGCGGGCCTCGCGGGAAAGGAACTGTGCGGTATGGGCTTTATGCGGGATGGCCCAATCGAACCCGCGGTAACCCTAAAGTCCCGCAACATCTTCTCTTCTCATTTCGTCAGCCACCTTTAGaacataagagagagagagagagtgactGATTGAGAGAGAGGAAGACGAGTCGCCACCGTTAGAAATGGAGCTCCGGCGACGGCGATAAGCTCCGGTACTCGTACCTCGGGTTCTAAACTTCACAGATCAAACTCCTGTCTCGGGAGATAAGTTCTTGACTTAAACTCTCCGCGAACTCCTTTTCCACCGTAGACCGGCGATGGTTTCTTCAGCGACGGCGACCGCATGCATGTCACAGGTAAAGAAAGATCTATGTagttactgtatattttttcttttttggagtTCTAACAGTTTTACTCGTTTTCAGGTGGGTGAAGACGTAAAGTGGGCACTCTGCTTCGATTCACTACCGGTTCGAGTTCCATAAGATGCATGCAAGATCCGAATATATGTAAGACTCTCTAAGACTCCTCCTTCCTCAAGAAAAAGATCGAAGCTCATAGTTGTTGTTTGAAATAGAGATTCGCTTTGTTTACTTGTTTGAAATAGAGATTCGCTTTGTTACTTGTTTGAAATAGAAATTCGGTTTGTTACTTGCAACTATATAGTTCTGACTTCTGCGGATCTTCGCCGTGTAGCTAATGAAAAATCATTCAAAAGAGTGAAGACTGATTGTTCGTTGGCTACAGGGCAAGATCCGCATTGAAGTTAAAACAACTTGAAATTATATGGTTGCTTGTTGCATGTTGTTTCAATTGTCTGTCCTGGTTCGCTTGAAGTTTAGTGATTCAGTTTCTgatatctcttttatttttgtaggtGAACAAGGATGAGGCTGGTTATGACGGTGAAAGCGGTGTAGGCTCAACACGATATAGCTGGTTATGGTGTTGACTTAATGTATGTGTTGAGCACACACCTGCTTTCCTGTTATAACCAGCCGCTGTCTTGCTTGTTTAAGAAAACCATATACTAATGAGAACTAAAAGCATGGTAAGTCTTTAGTTTGTACTCATGTTCTTAAATCTTAATCTTACATCAACATCAAGTCtctgatatgttttttttttggttggttGCTTCGATTCACTACCGGTTCGAGTTAGAGTTACAAAGCGACCGTTCGAGTTACAAAGCGACTTCTGAGGGTATGATTCACTTCCCTTCTTCCTCGTTGTTAACTGATAAGTAGTGTTGTCATAGAAGAGATTACTTGTTTTGACTAGTTCAGCGGATTTTAGCTGCGTAGCTAATGAAAAATCATTCAAAGGAATGAAGGGTGATTGTTCATTGGCTACGCTGCTGAATCCGCTGCGAAGTTAAGACAAGACTCTCTATGTGTATCTGATGTTTCTCGTGTTCATAAGTTATGTAATCATGTCTCTGATGTTTAGTTGTCTCTGATCTCTCTTTTGGTTTTGATTGTTTTCTTTGTCGACCTGTTGGAGTCTTGGTGAACAAGGAGGAGGCAGGACCTCAGGTCATGGACCAGCCTTTCATTCCGTGAAACTATCTTCAGGACCTCAGGTTAGTCACTTAGCAATAAGATATTGTGAAAAGAAGCTGATGTAGATTAGAAGTTAGAGCTCGCTAAGTTGATTGGAGAACTCGTTGTCTTGCTTAGAAATAGGAAGAATTGATATGAATGTTTAAgctgcttgtcctcaagcaattttaaagtttcatactctaagtataaaatttaattgcAATATTtgtggtttaaaaaaaaaataaaaaaaccctAAGACCACTAACCCACGTATCTTTTCTTAGGGCACGAAGCCGTAACTTAGTTAGAAACTTAGAATTATCGGAAAAAAAAACCGTGAGAGCTGAGAGCCTGAGAGACGATATGGGATCAAGAGGCGAATCAGACGATCAGTTGACGTATGATACTAACTACACGCCACCGGCTACGTTGGATTTTGAGACTCAACAACTCATTGCTAGACTTGGTGCAGCTGCTGAGATCGGTAGTCAACCCcgtgatgaagaagttattgcAAGAGAGAAGCAAAGCAGCAAAAGAAAGCTCATCAGTTTGGTTGATTCGGAAGAGGACTCTGATGTTGAGATCACTCCAACATCTCAAACAACAAAGCCTCGGAGACCAACCACTTTTGGAACTGCTTCGCAGAAATCCATGGTCCAATCCACACTAGAAATTGGTAGTGGCTCATCCAAGCAGGCGTGTAGTCAGAAGAAGTATGTTCCTGTGAAGTCGGTTATCCGTGGAGGGAGAAGAACCAAGGGCGTGTCTAAGGGCTCCGGTAGTCAgtctcagaagaagaagaagaagaagatggaagagGAGATACCGGAGCTTGAGGATGAACTGGATGAAGAAGGGCTTGATGAGCTTGAGCTCGGGGAAGAGGAAAGGGAAGAGAGGCAACGATCAGATGTGTGGAAAGATTTTACGGTGGTCCAAAAACCCAATGGAAAGCAGAAAGCTGCTTGCAATCATTGCAAGAGGGAATATGCATGGCAGTCCCACTCGCATGGAACCAGTGGGTTGAGAAGGCATCGTATGAGATGTAAAATATATCCAAGGAATGGAGGAAGGCAGCAGCAACTCAATGTCGATGGAAGAGTTGTGTCTCGCAAGTATGATCATGCTGTGTTCAGACAACTGGTAGCTAAGACAATAGTCCAGCATGATCTACCGTACTCCTACGTGGAGTATGAAAAGGTGAGAGACACATGGAAGTATTTGAATGCTGATGTCCAAACCATATGTCGAAACACAGCGAGAGCTGATGTGTATCGCTTATATGAAAGTGAGAGAGACACGCTGAAGAGAGAATTGGCTAGTCTTCCTGGACGAGTCTCTTTCACCTCGGACTTGTGGACATCAGTGAAACGGGAAGGATATATGTGTGTGACAGCACATTACATTGATCGGAATTGGAAGTTGAATAGCAAGATCCTGACGTTTTGTGCTCTACCACCACCACATACTGGTATGAATGTTGCTATTCAGCTCCTTGATTCACTAAAAGAGTGGGGAGTTCATAAGACAGTGTTCTCGGTGACGTTAGACAATGCCACCAGTAATGACTCGATGCAAGATATTGTGAAGTCACAGCTGAATTTGGATGATGCTTTGCTGTGTGGAGGAGAGTTTTTCCATGTGAGATGTGCAGCGCACATTCTTAACCTCATAGTACAAGATGGGTTGAAGGTAATTGGAGACTCTTTGCACAAAGTAAGAGAGAGTGTTAAGTATGTAATGTCATCGGAAACACGTGAAAACTTGTTCCAGAAATGCGTTGAGGCTGCGGGTGTAGTAGAAACTGGGGGTCTACTCCTGGATGTTCCGACAAGATGGAACTCCACTTTCTTTATGCTTGAAAGAGCCATCAGGTACCGTCGAGCCTTTGCCAAGTTGGAGACATTTGATAAGAAGGGTTATAAAATGGCTCCCACTGCTGAGGAATGGACAAGAGCTGAGAATATCTGCAATTTCTTGGGTCTGTTTGCTGTAATCACGACCTTGATGTCTGGTTCGAACTATCCTACTTCAAACTTGTATTTCTATCAGGTTTTCCAGATCCATAATTGGCTTCGGATCAATGAGGAAAGCGAAGATGAGATTGTGAGATACATGGTGCCACCGATGAAAGAGAAGTTCGATAAATATTGGGATGAAGTCAGTGGTCTTTTTGCAATGGCAGCAGTCTTCGATCCAAGGTTTAAGCTTTCCATTGTCGAATGCTGCTTGGAAAAGCTTGACATGAGTACACGTGATGCAAAGCTAAAGAACTTGCGTGAGAAGCTTAGTATTTTGTTTGAGTCGTATGACAAAAAATCCAAGAATAGCTCACCGTCTACAGAGCCACGAGAGACTGTTTCGCAAAAAGCTTCTGGAGCAGGGACAATGGGACTGTTTGAGAACTACGGTGtgagtgtttattaatttttaaaccttttgttcatctctcttttcatttctaatttttttctaaataaccTTCTTAGGATTTCTTTGCATTTCGCAAAGTCAGTGGGGTTGCGACTGGAAAAACACCTCTAGAAGCTTATCTTGATGAACCACCTCTGGACATTACTAATTTTCAGAGCTTGGACATCCTCGATTGGTGGAAGGATAATGCCCATCGGTATGGGGATTTGCCTGCAATGACATGTGACCTGCTAAGTATTCCAATCACAACAGTGGCTTCAGAGTCCTCTTTTAGCATTGGATCTAGAGTTCTTAACAAATACAGGAGCCGTCTTCTCCGAAAAAATGTGCAAGCTTTGATATGCACTAGAAATTGGATCAAGGGATACGAATCTTATGCACATGGTAATTAATTCACATTATTATTTCTTGTAGAGTATCATTATCCCTTAGTCCTAAGTAAATGTAATTTCTGATATTTACAGATGAAGAAATCGATggtgatggtgaagaagagaaagtgCCATCATTTCAGTCCATTGTCAATGGGGAAAatgaagatgaggaagcttgaattgttattttgatttggtgtttttattttttacagtcTGCTACATCTTGTTTTACTtgcttggttttgttttgactgctatttggtgtttttctttatttaaaatttgttaagaCTAAACATCTCAGCTTCTACATGCACTATAAGTCGAGCTTGTTTGTGTGTACATGACTTCAAGAACTGATATGAATTGAAATTGActacaagaacaatatgaaGTTAGATATGTAGTATAAAAGCCTAAATTGTACAGCTTTAACACGTACATGAAGCGTCCTCGTCTCCTGGAGCAGCATGCAGCGTCAATACGTGTTATGGAGCAGCACACAGCGCTTAGAAGTCGATTGGTGCACCTGAAGGTTCGCAGCCCGCGGGACGACCTGAAAAGGCTTGTGCATTTCGGCGGGTCGGGCTTGGGCCGACCTTTTGGAGACCGCATCCCGCGCGGGCCTGACCCGCCTTAACCCGCAAAAGAAAAAACCCGCAGCGGTCCGGGCCGGGACGGGACGGAACAACCCGTTTGACATCACTATCTATAACTTTCTTTGATTGATCCCGCACTTGACATATCGCTgaactatttttaatattcatcgTGGTGAATATTTCTTCAATAATAGCATAGACAAACTTTTTCAAAGCCACCGTGACATGCCAAGTCTTTTTTACTTATTAACTCATTGCTGAAAGAGTAGCCAAGTGTGATACCAAATCTTCTAATGCAAATATA encodes:
- the LOC125607149 gene encoding zinc finger BED domain-containing protein RICESLEEPER 2-like, coding for MGSRGESDDQLTYDTNYTPPATLDFETQQLIARLGAAAEIGSQPRDEEVIAREKQSSKRKLISLVDSEEDSDVEITPTSQTTKPRRPTTFGTASQKSMVQSTLEIGSGSSKQACSQKKYVPVKSVIRGGRRTKGVSKGSGSQSQKKKKKKMEEEIPELEDELDEEGLDELELGEEEREERQRSDVWKDFTVVQKPNGKQKAACNHCKREYAWQSHSHGTSGLRRHRMRCKIYPRNGGRQQQLNVDGRVVSRKYDHAVFRQLVAKTIVQHDLPYSYVEYEKVRDTWKYLNADVQTICRNTARADVYRLYESERDTLKRELASLPGRVSFTSDLWTSVKREGYMCVTAHYIDRNWKLNSKILTFCALPPPHTGMNVAIQLLDSLKEWGVHKTVFSVTLDNATSNDSMQDIVKSQLNLDDALLCGGEFFHVRCAAHILNLIVQDGLKVIGDSLHKVRESVKYVMSSETRENLFQKCVEAAGVVETGGLLLDVPTRWNSTFFMLERAIRYRRAFAKLETFDKKGYKMAPTAEEWTRAENICNFLGLFAVITTLMSGSNYPTSNLYFYQVFQIHNWLRINEESEDEIVRYMVPPMKEKFDKYWDEVSGLFAMAAVFDPRFKLSIVECCLEKLDMSTRDAKLKNLREKLSILFESYDKKSKNSSPSTEPRETVSQKASGAGTMGLFENYGDFFAFRKVSGVATGKTPLEAYLDEPPLDITNFQSLDILDWWKDNAHRYGDLPAMTCDLLSIPITTVASESSFSIGSRVLNKYRSRLLRKNVQALICTRNWIKGYESYAHDEEIDGDGEEEKVPSFQSIVNGENEDEEA